The following are encoded together in the Gordonia insulae genome:
- the hisG gene encoding ATP phosphoribosyltransferase: protein MLRVAVPNKGALSESAAAVLAEAGYRKRSDSKDLTVLDNANDVEFFFLRPKDIAIYVGAGTLDLGITGRDLARDSGAEVDEQLSMGFGSSTFRYAAPADSAWSVADLAGKRIATSYPNLVRADLAARGLEAEIIRLDGAVEISIQLGVADAIADVVGSGRTLRQHGLTAFGESLCDSEGVLISQAGVEQNKAARQFVARVQGVVFGQQYVMIDYDCPRTLLAEATKLTPGLESPTVAPMADPDWAAVRAMVPRKIHQNLMDELSELGAKAILATDIRSCRF, encoded by the coding sequence ATGTTGCGCGTAGCCGTGCCCAACAAGGGAGCGCTCTCCGAGTCGGCGGCAGCCGTCCTGGCCGAAGCCGGGTATCGCAAGCGTTCCGATTCCAAGGACCTCACCGTCCTCGACAACGCGAACGACGTCGAGTTCTTCTTCCTCCGGCCGAAGGACATCGCGATCTACGTCGGTGCCGGGACGCTCGACCTCGGCATCACCGGCCGTGACCTGGCCCGGGACTCCGGGGCAGAGGTCGACGAGCAGCTGTCGATGGGTTTCGGATCATCGACGTTTCGCTACGCCGCGCCGGCGGACTCCGCCTGGAGCGTCGCCGATCTGGCCGGTAAGCGGATCGCCACGTCGTATCCGAACCTCGTCCGGGCTGATCTCGCCGCGCGGGGTCTCGAGGCCGAGATCATCCGTCTCGACGGCGCGGTCGAGATCTCCATCCAACTCGGCGTCGCCGATGCGATCGCCGACGTCGTGGGTTCGGGCCGCACCCTCCGCCAACACGGGCTGACCGCATTCGGGGAGTCGCTGTGCGACTCGGAGGGAGTGCTGATCTCGCAGGCCGGGGTGGAGCAGAACAAGGCCGCACGCCAGTTCGTTGCGCGCGTGCAGGGTGTGGTCTTCGGTCAGCAGTACGTGATGATCGACTACGACTGCCCCCGGACCCTGCTGGCCGAGGCGACGAAGCTGACCCCCGGACTCGAGTCGCCGACGGTGGCACCCATGGCGGATCCGGACTGGGCGGCCGTCCGGGCGATGGTGCCGCGCAAGATCCACCAGAACCTGATGGACGAGCTCTCCGAGCTCGGCGCCAAGGCCATCCTGGCCACCGACATCCGGTCCTGCCGCTTCTGA
- a CDS encoding thioesterase family protein, protein MESCYYVPIDPPDAHLEPGYEYFQPTEATQSVWASTMQHGGPPSGLMMRSLLRCDPHPAQQFTRVTTEILGPIGLGVNRIRAEVIRPGRQISLVSTDLEVQQPDGEFRLAARSAGWRLRTVDTAGIVEAPEPLTPGPDELTPVIGVTESEDLGVDWGTIGFIGSIESATVGGRTGDTPAVWVRPAIPLVGGEEISDLESIFTVIDIANGLGTRLRTDEWSWMNTDTTVHLSRIPQGPWVGIDADMVQGPEGFGATFGDLYDANGFIGRSAQTVLLTAR, encoded by the coding sequence GTGGAGAGTTGCTACTACGTACCGATCGACCCACCCGATGCGCACCTCGAGCCGGGATACGAGTACTTCCAGCCCACCGAGGCGACACAGAGCGTCTGGGCGTCGACGATGCAGCACGGTGGACCGCCGTCCGGGCTCATGATGCGATCGTTGCTGCGGTGTGACCCCCACCCCGCACAACAATTCACTCGTGTGACGACCGAGATCCTCGGCCCGATCGGGCTCGGCGTGAACCGGATTCGTGCGGAGGTGATCCGCCCGGGACGCCAGATCAGTCTCGTCAGCACCGATCTCGAGGTCCAGCAGCCCGACGGCGAGTTCCGGCTCGCCGCCCGTTCCGCCGGTTGGCGACTGCGGACCGTGGACACCGCGGGGATCGTGGAAGCGCCCGAGCCACTGACACCCGGCCCCGATGAGCTCACACCCGTCATCGGCGTGACCGAGAGCGAGGACCTCGGAGTCGACTGGGGCACCATCGGTTTCATCGGCAGCATCGAATCGGCCACCGTCGGTGGACGGACCGGTGACACACCCGCGGTGTGGGTGCGCCCGGCGATCCCGCTCGTCGGCGGCGAGGAGATCTCCGACCTCGAGTCGATCTTCACCGTCATCGACATCGCCAACGGTCTCGGCACACGCCTGCGTACCGACGAGTGGTCGTGGATGAACACCGACACCACCGTGCACCTGTCCCGAATCCCCCAGGGCCCCTGGGTCGGCATCGACGCCGACATGGTGCAGGGGCCGGAGGGCTTCGGCGCCACGTTCGGCGACCTCTACGACGCGAACGGCTTCATCGGCAGGTCGGCACAGACCGTGCTGCTCACGGCGCGCTGA
- a CDS encoding tRNA (adenine-N1)-methyltransferase, protein MPTTGPFAPDDRVQLSDSKGRKFTVLLEAGKLFHTHRGAIAHDDLIGAPEGSIVSATSGTQYLALRPLLVDYVLSMPRGAQVIYPKDAAQIVTEGDIFPGAKVLEAGAGSGALTCSLLRAVVPGGSVTSYEIRDDHAEHAVRNVETFFSGRPENWDLIIDDLANLDVDALGPDDLYDRIILDMLAPWEPLDVVRRAIKPGGVLVVYVATVTQLSRIMEALREQECWTEPRAWESLVRDWSAVGLAVRPEHKMQGHTAFLISARRLADGVTTLRPQRRPTRG, encoded by the coding sequence ATGCCGACCACCGGCCCCTTCGCCCCCGACGACCGTGTGCAGCTGAGCGACTCCAAGGGGCGCAAGTTCACCGTGCTCCTCGAGGCGGGCAAGCTCTTCCACACCCATCGGGGTGCGATCGCCCACGACGACCTGATCGGCGCTCCCGAGGGCAGCATCGTGTCCGCCACGAGCGGCACCCAGTACCTCGCGCTGCGTCCTCTGCTCGTGGACTACGTGCTGTCCATGCCGCGCGGAGCGCAGGTCATCTATCCGAAGGACGCCGCACAGATCGTCACCGAGGGTGACATCTTCCCGGGGGCCAAGGTGCTCGAGGCCGGTGCCGGCTCCGGGGCGCTGACCTGCTCGCTGCTCCGTGCGGTGGTCCCCGGCGGCAGCGTCACGTCCTACGAGATCCGCGACGACCACGCCGAACACGCGGTCCGCAACGTCGAGACCTTCTTCTCGGGACGGCCCGAGAACTGGGATCTGATCATCGACGATCTCGCGAATCTCGACGTCGATGCCCTGGGGCCGGACGACCTCTACGACCGGATCATCCTGGACATGCTCGCCCCGTGGGAACCGCTCGACGTGGTCCGCCGGGCGATAAAACCGGGTGGTGTGCTGGTTGTTTATGTGGCAACGGTCACTCAATTGTCGCGAATCATGGAGGCGCTGCGGGAGCAGGAGTGCTGGACCGAGCCGCGCGCCTGGGAGTCGCTCGTCCGGGACTGGAGCGCCGTCGGACTCGCGGTCCGCCCCGAGCACAAAATGCAAGGCCATACGGCATTTCTGATCTCCGCGCGGCGCCTCGCCGACGGTGTCACGACGTTGCGGCCGCAGCGCCGCCCGACGCGCGGATGA
- the arc gene encoding proteasome ATPase, whose protein sequence is MTESDRQGANGADRLGSSGAQDDERDDSARVADEGFVPAYASPLARPDSSRPFTRPADAKDLQERVDNLTARNAKLLDTLKEARQQLVALREEVDRLGQPPSGYGVLLDIYPDSTVDVFTSGRKMRLTCSPNIDLEALSKGQTLRLNEALTIVEACEFDSVGEISTLREILGDGDRALVVGHADEERVVWLAEPLKGDVDGEDGKRRKLRPGDSLLIDTKAGFAFERVPKAEVEDLVLEEVPDVGYEDIGGLGRQIEQIRDAVELPFLHKDLFRDYALRPPKGVLLYGPPGCGKTLIAKAVANSLAKKIAQVRGDDAKEAKSYFLNIKGPELLNKFVGETERHIRLIFQRAREKASEGTPVIVFFDEMDSIFRTRGSGVSSDVETTVVPQLLSEIDGVEGLENVIVIGASNREDMIDPAILRPGRLDVKIKIERPDAESAMDIFSKYLVEGLPVHVDDLNEFGGDRTACINAMIERVVERMYAESDDNRFLEVTYANGDKEIMYFKDFNSGAMIQNVVDRSKKYAIKSQLETGQPGLRVQHLFDSILDEFAENEDLPNTTNPDDWARISGKKGERIVYIRTLVTGKSAGASRAIDTETNTGQYL, encoded by the coding sequence ATGACCGAATCTGACCGCCAGGGCGCCAATGGTGCCGACCGCCTCGGGTCCTCGGGTGCACAGGACGACGAGCGAGACGACTCCGCCCGGGTAGCCGACGAGGGTTTCGTCCCCGCGTACGCGTCACCGTTGGCGCGGCCCGATTCGTCGCGGCCGTTCACACGACCCGCGGACGCCAAGGACCTGCAGGAGCGCGTCGACAATCTGACCGCGCGCAACGCGAAGCTGCTCGACACCCTCAAGGAGGCCCGCCAGCAACTGGTCGCCCTCCGCGAAGAGGTCGACCGGCTCGGTCAGCCGCCGAGCGGCTACGGCGTGCTCCTCGACATCTACCCCGACAGCACGGTGGACGTGTTCACCTCGGGTCGGAAGATGCGACTCACCTGCTCGCCGAACATCGACCTGGAGGCACTCAGCAAGGGTCAGACCCTTCGGCTCAACGAGGCGCTGACCATCGTCGAGGCATGCGAGTTCGACTCCGTCGGCGAGATCAGCACACTGCGGGAGATCCTCGGCGACGGTGATCGGGCGCTCGTCGTCGGACATGCCGACGAGGAGCGCGTCGTCTGGCTCGCCGAGCCACTGAAGGGCGACGTCGACGGCGAGGACGGCAAGCGTCGCAAGCTGCGTCCCGGCGATTCCCTGTTGATCGACACCAAGGCCGGATTCGCGTTCGAGCGGGTGCCCAAGGCCGAGGTCGAGGATCTCGTCCTCGAAGAGGTACCCGACGTCGGGTACGAGGACATCGGTGGCCTGGGTCGGCAGATCGAGCAGATCCGCGATGCGGTGGAACTGCCGTTCCTGCACAAGGATCTCTTCCGCGACTACGCGCTGCGGCCCCCCAAGGGCGTGCTGCTCTACGGTCCGCCCGGATGTGGCAAGACCCTGATCGCCAAGGCGGTCGCCAACTCCCTGGCCAAGAAGATCGCCCAGGTCCGCGGCGACGACGCCAAGGAGGCGAAGTCGTACTTCCTGAACATCAAGGGTCCGGAACTGCTGAACAAGTTCGTCGGTGAGACCGAGCGGCACATCCGCCTGATCTTCCAGCGCGCGCGGGAGAAGGCGTCCGAGGGCACCCCGGTGATCGTCTTCTTCGACGAGATGGACTCGATCTTCCGGACCCGTGGTTCCGGCGTCTCCTCCGACGTGGAGACGACGGTCGTGCCGCAGTTGCTCAGTGAGATCGACGGCGTCGAGGGCCTGGAGAACGTCATCGTGATCGGCGCCTCCAACCGTGAGGACATGATCGATCCGGCGATCCTGCGTCCCGGCCGTCTCGACGTCAAGATCAAGATCGAGCGTCCCGATGCCGAGTCGGCGATGGACATCTTCTCCAAGTACCTCGTGGAGGGACTGCCGGTCCACGTCGACGACCTCAACGAGTTCGGCGGCGACCGGACGGCATGCATCAACGCCATGATCGAACGGGTCGTGGAGCGGATGTATGCGGAGAGCGACGACAACAGGTTCCTGGAGGTCACCTACGCCAACGGCGACAAGGAGATCATGTACTTCAAGGACTTCAACTCGGGCGCGATGATCCAGAACGTCGTCGACCGGTCCAAGAAGTACGCCATCAAGTCGCAGCTCGAGACGGGTCAGCCGGGTCTGCGGGTGCAGCACCTGTTCGACTCGATCCTGGACGAGTTCGCCGAGAACGAGGATCTGCCCAACACGACCAATCCGGACGACTGGGCACGGATCTCGGGCAAGAAGGGCGAGCGGATCGTGTACATCCGCACGCTGGTCACCGGCAAGAGCGCGGGCGCCAGCCGCGCGATCGACACCGAGACCAACACGGGTCAGTACCTGTAG
- the glgP gene encoding alpha-glucan family phosphorylase yields MKAFRRFTVRVPLPTELADLTALAHNLRWVWHAPTQELFESIDPDLWRDTADPLRLLAEVDPERFAELAADPGFRDRLTAAADDLSRYIDDPRWFGDDYIADLGPESVAPQGIAYFSMEFGISEVLPIYSGGLGILAGDHLKAASDLGLPLIGVGLFYRSGYFHQSLSHDGWQIERYPVNDPTSLPLTMLTDGDEPVVVTISMPGGRTLRAQVWVATVGRIPLLLLDSDVPPNDEELRSVTDRLYGGDQDHRIKQEILLGIGGVRAVREYVRLSGHAEPTVFHMNEGHAGFLGVERIRELISGADALDFDTAEAVVRASNIFTTHTPVPAGIDRFPRDMVRYYLDADERGCSRLLPGLETTMVVDLGDEADPGVFNMAHMGFRLGQRSNGVSQLHGEVSRAMFADLWPGFDADEVPIGAVTNGVHGPTWIARRWQELAGGDDDGGAAAVAGLPSAEIWRIRSTLRAELVDEVRRRTHASGRERGFTDAELGWTADIFDPNALTIGFARRAATYKRLTLMLRDPDRMRRILTDPDRPVQLVIGGKAHPADDGGKALIQQVVRFTDDPDLRDRIVFLPDYDISMARDIYAGCDVWLNNPVRPMEACGTSGMKSAMNGGLNLSIMDGWWDEMADGENGWAIPSAEGVADEHRRDDLEAEALYSLLEESVIPLFYNRSADGVPERWVDMVRHTLTRLGPEVQASRMVRDYTTALYGPASTQFASICADGFAPARDLADYRKVLDRSWSSVQIAGIDESGSGASLDHDSPQRVSLTLTAHVALGELSPERVRVQALVGRVTDAGEIVDPVIAEMDPTSGTDPSGRTLFVATISPARSGRHGYTARVLPRHPQLSDDAELGLVRYPVGTAEDAGPGRTDVLVPGANT; encoded by the coding sequence GTGAAAGCCTTCCGCCGGTTCACGGTTCGGGTGCCCCTGCCGACCGAGCTCGCCGACCTCACCGCACTTGCCCACAATCTGCGCTGGGTGTGGCACGCGCCCACCCAGGAACTGTTCGAGTCGATCGACCCGGACCTCTGGCGCGACACCGCGGACCCGCTGCGCCTGCTCGCCGAGGTCGATCCGGAGCGGTTCGCGGAGCTCGCGGCCGACCCCGGTTTCCGCGACCGCCTCACCGCCGCGGCCGACGACCTCTCCCGCTACATCGACGACCCACGCTGGTTCGGCGACGATTACATCGCCGACCTCGGTCCGGAAAGCGTTGCGCCGCAGGGTATTGCCTACTTCTCGATGGAGTTCGGCATCTCCGAGGTGCTGCCCATCTACTCGGGTGGCCTGGGCATCCTGGCCGGGGACCACCTCAAGGCCGCGTCCGATCTCGGCCTGCCGCTGATCGGGGTCGGCCTTTTCTACCGGTCGGGCTACTTCCACCAGAGCCTGTCCCACGACGGCTGGCAGATCGAGCGCTACCCGGTCAACGACCCGACGTCACTTCCCCTCACGATGCTCACCGACGGCGACGAACCCGTCGTCGTGACGATCTCGATGCCCGGCGGCCGCACCCTGCGCGCCCAGGTCTGGGTCGCGACCGTGGGTCGCATCCCGCTGTTGCTGCTCGACTCGGATGTGCCGCCCAACGACGAGGAACTGCGCAGTGTCACCGATCGGCTCTACGGCGGCGACCAGGATCACCGAATCAAGCAGGAGATCCTGCTCGGCATCGGCGGTGTACGCGCGGTCCGCGAGTACGTCCGGCTCAGTGGACATGCCGAACCGACCGTGTTCCACATGAACGAGGGCCACGCCGGGTTCCTCGGTGTGGAGCGGATCCGAGAACTCATCAGCGGCGCCGATGCGCTCGACTTCGACACCGCCGAGGCGGTGGTGCGGGCCTCGAACATCTTCACCACGCACACCCCGGTGCCGGCGGGCATCGACAGGTTCCCCCGCGACATGGTGCGGTATTACCTCGACGCCGACGAGCGCGGCTGTTCCCGGCTGCTGCCGGGCCTGGAGACCACCATGGTCGTCGATCTCGGCGACGAGGCCGATCCCGGCGTGTTCAACATGGCGCACATGGGGTTTCGGCTCGGCCAGCGCAGCAACGGGGTGTCGCAGTTGCACGGCGAGGTCAGCCGGGCGATGTTCGCGGACCTCTGGCCGGGTTTCGACGCCGACGAGGTGCCGATCGGCGCGGTGACCAACGGCGTGCACGGGCCGACCTGGATCGCCCGGCGGTGGCAGGAACTCGCCGGTGGTGACGACGACGGCGGGGCGGCGGCCGTGGCCGGCCTCCCGTCCGCGGAGATCTGGCGGATCCGTTCCACGCTGCGCGCCGAGCTGGTGGACGAGGTCCGACGACGCACCCATGCGAGCGGCCGGGAACGTGGCTTCACCGATGCAGAACTCGGGTGGACCGCCGACATCTTCGATCCGAACGCGTTGACGATCGGATTCGCCCGCCGCGCCGCGACCTACAAGCGCCTCACCCTGATGCTGCGCGATCCCGACCGCATGCGCCGCATCCTCACCGACCCGGACCGACCGGTGCAGTTGGTCATCGGCGGCAAGGCGCATCCCGCGGACGACGGCGGCAAGGCACTCATCCAGCAGGTGGTGCGGTTCACCGACGATCCCGACCTCCGTGATCGCATCGTGTTCCTCCCCGACTACGACATCTCCATGGCGCGCGACATCTACGCGGGGTGCGATGTCTGGCTGAACAATCCGGTGCGCCCGATGGAGGCCTGCGGGACATCAGGCATGAAGTCGGCGATGAACGGCGGTCTGAACCTGTCGATCATGGACGGCTGGTGGGACGAGATGGCCGATGGCGAGAACGGATGGGCCATACCGTCGGCGGAGGGTGTGGCCGACGAACACCGACGCGATGACCTCGAGGCCGAGGCCCTGTATTCCTTGCTCGAGGAGTCGGTGATCCCGCTGTTCTACAACCGCTCCGCCGACGGCGTGCCCGAGCGGTGGGTCGACATGGTGCGGCACACGCTGACCCGACTCGGCCCCGAGGTGCAGGCGTCACGGATGGTCCGCGACTACACGACCGCGTTGTACGGTCCGGCGTCCACCCAGTTCGCGTCGATCTGCGCCGACGGGTTCGCGCCGGCCCGCGACCTCGCCGACTACCGGAAGGTCCTCGACCGCAGCTGGTCGTCGGTGCAGATCGCCGGTATCGACGAATCCGGTTCCGGGGCCTCGCTCGACCACGACAGCCCACAACGGGTGAGTCTGACGCTCACCGCCCATGTGGCACTGGGTGAGTTGAGCCCGGAGCGGGTGCGCGTGCAGGCACTCGTCGGGCGGGTCACCGATGCCGGTGAGATCGTCGACCCGGTCATCGCCGAGATGGACCCGACATCGGGTACCGACCCGTCGGGGCGGACGCTGTTCGTCGCGACGATCTCACCCGCCCGGTCCGGCCGTCACGGATACACCGCCCGGGTGTTGCCGCGGCACCCGCAGCTGTCCGACGACGCCGAACTCGGGTTGGTCCGCTACCCCGTGGGCACCGCCGAGGACGCCGGCCCTGGTCGCACCGACGTGCTGGTTCCCGGCGCCAACACCTGA
- the dop gene encoding depupylase/deamidase Dop yields MQRIIGTEVEYGISAPGDPTANPIMTSTQAVLAYAAAAGVPRAKRTRWDYEVESPLRDARGFDLGRGSGPAPIIDADEIGAANMILTNGARLYVDHAHPEYSAPEVTDPMDAVIWDKAGERVMEAAARHVASVPGAPRLQLYKNNIDGKGASYGTHENYLMNRETPFTAVIAGLTTFFASRQVITGSGRVGIGQSGDEAGYQLSQRSDYIEVEVGLETTLKRGIINTRDEPHADPERYRRLHVIIGDANLAETATYLKVGTTALVLDLIEAGVDFSDIELARPVQAVHTISHDPGLTTTVALTDGRELTALALQREYLERCMKFHDAEHSDDTRAAHVLETWAEVLDKLERDPLECADILDWPAKLRILEGFRQREGLGWSAPRLQLIDLQYSDVRLDKGLYNRLVARGSMKRLVDENDVMRAISQPPENTRAYFRGECLRRFGADVAAASWDSVIFDLGGDSLVRIPTLEPLRGSRAHVGKLLDSVDSAAELVDQLTTP; encoded by the coding sequence ATGCAGCGAATCATCGGTACCGAGGTCGAGTACGGCATCTCCGCCCCCGGCGACCCGACCGCGAATCCGATCATGACGTCCACCCAGGCCGTGCTGGCCTATGCCGCCGCCGCCGGAGTTCCCCGCGCCAAGCGCACACGCTGGGATTATGAGGTGGAATCCCCGTTGCGCGACGCCCGCGGCTTCGACCTCGGCCGGGGCTCGGGACCCGCGCCGATCATCGACGCCGACGAGATCGGCGCGGCCAACATGATCCTCACCAACGGTGCCCGTCTCTACGTCGACCACGCGCACCCCGAGTACTCGGCGCCCGAGGTGACCGATCCGATGGACGCGGTCATCTGGGACAAGGCCGGTGAGCGGGTCATGGAGGCGGCCGCACGGCATGTCGCCAGCGTCCCGGGTGCACCGCGCCTGCAGCTCTACAAGAACAACATCGACGGCAAGGGCGCGTCCTACGGCACCCACGAGAACTATCTGATGAACCGCGAGACCCCGTTCACCGCGGTCATCGCCGGGCTCACCACGTTCTTCGCGTCGCGCCAGGTCATCACCGGCTCCGGCCGGGTCGGCATCGGCCAGTCCGGCGATGAGGCCGGATACCAGTTGTCCCAGCGGTCCGACTACATCGAGGTCGAGGTCGGTCTGGAGACCACGCTCAAGCGCGGCATCATCAACACCCGCGACGAGCCGCACGCCGACCCGGAGCGGTATCGCCGGTTGCACGTCATCATCGGCGATGCCAACCTCGCCGAGACCGCCACGTATCTGAAGGTCGGCACCACCGCACTCGTGCTCGATCTCATCGAGGCGGGCGTCGACTTCTCCGACATCGAGTTGGCGCGGCCGGTGCAGGCGGTGCACACCATCAGCCACGATCCCGGACTCACCACGACCGTCGCGTTGACCGACGGCCGCGAACTGACGGCGCTCGCGCTGCAGCGGGAGTACCTCGAACGGTGCATGAAGTTCCACGACGCCGAGCACTCCGACGACACACGTGCTGCGCACGTGCTCGAGACCTGGGCCGAGGTACTGGACAAGCTGGAACGCGATCCGCTGGAATGCGCGGACATCCTGGACTGGCCGGCCAAGCTGCGCATCCTGGAGGGTTTCCGGCAGCGCGAGGGGCTCGGATGGTCGGCGCCGCGGCTGCAACTGATCGACCTGCAGTACTCGGATGTCCGTCTGGACAAGGGCCTCTACAACCGCCTGGTGGCGCGCGGCTCGATGAAGCGGCTCGTCGACGAGAACGATGTCATGCGGGCCATCAGCCAGCCGCCGGAGAACACCCGTGCGTACTTCCGCGGTGAATGCCTGCGGCGGTTCGGCGCGGACGTCGCTGCTGCCAGTTGGGATTCGGTCATCTTCGATCTGGGCGGCGACTCATTGGTCCGGATCCCGACACTCGAACCGCTGCGCGGCAGCCGGGCGCACGTCGGGAAGCTGTTGGATTCGGTCGACTCGGCCGCCGAACTCGTGGACCAACTGACCACGCCCTGA
- a CDS encoding ubiquitin-like protein Pup yields the protein MAQEQTKRGGGDDDGDIGSDGSAGQERREKLAEDTDDLLDEIDDVLEENAEDFVRAYVQKGGQ from the coding sequence ATGGCGCAGGAACAGACCAAGCGCGGTGGTGGCGACGACGATGGCGACATCGGTTCGGACGGCAGTGCCGGCCAGGAACGCCGTGAAAAGCTCGCCGAGGACACCGACGACCTGCTCGACGAGATCGACGACGTGCTCGAGGAGAACGCCGAGGACTTCGTCCGCGCCTACGTGCAGAAGGGCGGCCAGTGA
- the prcB gene encoding proteasome subunit beta — MSDRFGSLHPNQSARSASPISSLLGAEISSFSDYLRLHAPEQLPQHRADRMTMSASPTEEIPHGTTIVAVSYPGGVILAGDRRATMGNLIATRDVKKVYITDEYSAAGIAGTAGIAIEMVRLFAVELEHYEKIEGVPLTLDGKVSRLASMVRGNLGAAMQGLAAVPLLVGYDIDHDDPSERGRIFSFDIAGDRHEEFGGYQAIGSGSVFAKSSLKKLYRHDLTEDDALAIAVESLYDAADDDSATGGPDIVRKIFPMAAVVGAQGAREVEPDAIEAAARAVVERRSAEHEGGAR; from the coding sequence GTGAGCGATCGGTTCGGTTCACTGCACCCCAACCAATCAGCGCGATCCGCATCTCCCATCTCGTCGCTTCTGGGCGCGGAGATCTCATCCTTCAGCGACTACCTCCGGCTCCATGCCCCGGAACAGTTGCCGCAGCACCGGGCTGACCGGATGACGATGAGCGCGTCGCCGACCGAGGAGATCCCACACGGCACCACGATCGTCGCCGTGTCGTATCCGGGCGGGGTGATCCTCGCGGGCGACCGGCGCGCGACGATGGGCAACCTCATCGCCACCCGCGACGTGAAGAAGGTCTACATCACCGACGAGTACTCGGCGGCGGGTATCGCCGGTACCGCGGGGATCGCGATCGAGATGGTGCGGCTGTTCGCGGTCGAACTCGAGCATTACGAGAAGATCGAGGGCGTCCCGCTGACCCTCGACGGCAAGGTCAGTCGCCTCGCGTCGATGGTCCGCGGGAACCTGGGCGCGGCGATGCAGGGCCTGGCGGCGGTCCCGCTGCTCGTCGGCTACGACATCGATCACGACGATCCCTCCGAACGCGGACGGATCTTCTCCTTCGACATCGCTGGCGACCGGCACGAGGAGTTCGGTGGCTATCAGGCCATCGGCTCGGGGTCGGTGTTCGCCAAGTCGTCGCTGAAGAAGCTGTACCGCCACGACCTGACCGAGGACGACGCTCTCGCCATCGCCGTCGAGTCGCTCTACGACGCCGCAGACGACGACTCGGCGACCGGCGGACCCGACATCGTGCGCAAGATCTTCCCGATGGCGGCGGTCGTCGGTGCGCAGGGGGCCCGTGAGGTGGAACCCGACGCGATCGAAGCGGCGGCGCGCGCCGTCGTCGAACGTCGGTCCGCCGAGCACGAGGGGGGTGCGCGATGA
- the prcA gene encoding proteasome subunit alpha yields MTFPYYASAEQIMRDRSELARKGIARGRSVIALTYADGVLFVAENPSNTLRKTSEIYDRIGFAAVGKYNEFESLRKAGIQLADMRGYSYDRADVSALSLANTYANALGSVFTEQAKPYEVELCVAEVARYGKPKPSQLYRISYDGSIADETRFLVMGGANDAITAALRESYEADLDLSAALALAVKALSTPAESASSSSTSSSTATTVPAPRELTASDLEVAILDRNRPRRAFKRLTNSALTDVLPAVSPASGSTADDASAATDSPSTDTES; encoded by the coding sequence ATGACGTTCCCGTATTACGCCAGTGCCGAGCAGATCATGCGCGACCGCTCGGAGTTGGCGCGCAAGGGGATCGCCCGCGGCCGCAGCGTGATCGCGCTGACCTACGCCGATGGTGTCCTGTTCGTCGCGGAGAACCCGTCGAACACACTGCGCAAGACGAGCGAGATCTACGATCGCATCGGTTTCGCCGCGGTCGGCAAGTACAACGAATTCGAGAGTCTGCGCAAGGCGGGTATCCAGCTCGCCGACATGCGCGGGTACAGCTACGACCGCGCGGACGTGTCGGCGCTCTCCTTGGCCAACACATATGCCAACGCGCTCGGTTCGGTCTTCACCGAGCAGGCGAAGCCGTATGAGGTGGAACTCTGCGTCGCCGAGGTCGCCAGGTACGGCAAGCCGAAGCCCTCGCAGCTGTACCGGATCTCGTACGACGGGTCGATCGCCGACGAGACGCGGTTCCTGGTGATGGGTGGCGCCAACGACGCCATCACCGCGGCCCTACGGGAGAGCTACGAGGCGGATCTGGATCTGTCCGCGGCACTCGCCCTCGCGGTGAAGGCGCTCTCCACACCGGCCGAGAGCGCGTCGAGTTCATCGACGTCGTCGTCCACGGCCACCACGGTTCCGGCGCCCCGCGAGCTCACCGCCTCCGATCTCGAGGTCGCGATCCTCGACCGGAATCGCCCACGACGCGCGTTCAAACGGCTCACCAACTCCGCGCTGACCGACGTGCTGCCGGCCGTATCGCCGGCGTCCGGGTCCACTGCCGACGACGCGTCGGCGGCCACCGATTCGCCGTCGACCGACACCGAATCCTGA